One stretch of Prosthecobacter dejongeii DNA includes these proteins:
- the leuD gene encoding 3-isopropylmalate dehydratase small subunit, translated as MALAKITQVSGTAVHVPGSDIDTDRIIPARFMKCVTFDGLGEFAFYDVRFDKDGKPTGHPLDDPRFKGASILLSGTNFGCGSSREHAPQALYRFGFRAVIAQSFAEIFFGNCTTLGIPCVIASAEDIAKLAAAVEVNPAIEVTVDVENNRVVFGDDTFSVKIPTTAHEALTSGKWDPIAELLESKEAIHGRMSAMGWV; from the coding sequence ATGGCTCTTGCAAAGATCACCCAAGTTTCCGGCACTGCCGTCCACGTCCCAGGTTCCGATATTGATACGGACCGCATCATCCCTGCCCGCTTCATGAAGTGCGTCACCTTTGACGGTCTGGGTGAGTTCGCTTTTTACGACGTGCGTTTCGATAAAGACGGCAAACCTACCGGCCATCCCCTGGATGACCCGCGCTTCAAAGGGGCCTCCATCCTGCTTTCCGGCACGAACTTCGGCTGTGGCAGCTCCCGCGAGCACGCCCCCCAGGCCCTCTATCGTTTTGGCTTCAGGGCCGTCATCGCCCAGAGCTTTGCCGAAATCTTTTTTGGCAACTGCACCACCCTCGGCATCCCCTGCGTGATTGCCTCCGCTGAAGACATCGCCAAACTGGCCGCTGCCGTGGAAGTCAACCCCGCCATCGAAGTCACCGTGGATGTGGAAAACAATCGCGTCGTCTTCGGTGATGACACGTTCAGCGTGAAGATCCCCACCACCGCTCATGAAGCTCTGACCAGCGGCAAGTGGGACCCCATCGCCGAACTCCTCGAATCCAAGGAAGCCATCCACGGTCGCATGAGCGCCATGGGCTGGGTCTAA